One Pseudomonas rhizophila DNA window includes the following coding sequences:
- the lepB gene encoding signal peptidase I has protein sequence MSLNFPLLLVIAVFVCGLLALLDLLFLAPRRRAAIASYQGSVSQPDGVVVEKLNKEPLLVEYGKSFFPVLFIVLVLRSFLVEPFQIPSGSMKPTLDVGDFILVNKFSYGIRLPVIDKKVIEIGDPQRGDVMVFRFPSDPNVNYIKRVVGLPGDKIRYSADKRLFVNGELVAERLIGSEPGTLGSAELYQEKLGEAEHLIRKEMSRYRAAPDHSWTVPAGHYFMMGDNRDNSNDSRYWDDPNIPKDMLGMVPDRNIVGKAFAVWMSWPEPKLSHLPNFSRVGLIK, from the coding sequence ATGTCGCTAAATTTCCCGCTGTTGCTGGTTATCGCCGTGTTCGTCTGCGGCCTGTTGGCGTTGCTTGATCTGTTGTTCCTGGCGCCGCGGCGCCGGGCTGCCATCGCCTCCTATCAGGGCAGCGTCAGCCAGCCTGATGGGGTGGTGGTCGAAAAACTCAACAAGGAACCGCTGCTGGTCGAATACGGCAAGTCGTTCTTTCCGGTGTTGTTCATCGTACTGGTGCTGCGCTCGTTCCTGGTGGAACCGTTCCAGATCCCGTCCGGCTCAATGAAGCCGACCCTGGATGTGGGCGACTTCATCCTGGTGAACAAGTTCTCCTACGGGATCCGCCTGCCGGTGATCGACAAGAAGGTCATCGAAATCGGTGACCCGCAACGCGGCGATGTCATGGTGTTCCGTTTTCCGAGCGATCCGAACGTCAACTACATCAAGCGTGTGGTCGGCTTGCCGGGAGACAAGATTCGCTACAGCGCCGACAAGCGCCTGTTCGTCAACGGCGAACTGGTGGCCGAACGGTTGATCGGCTCCGAGCCGGGCACACTGGGCAGCGCCGAGCTCTACCAGGAAAAACTCGGCGAGGCCGAACACCTTATCCGCAAGGAAATGAGCCGTTACCGCGCCGCACCGGACCATTCGTGGACCGTGCCGGCCGGGCACTATTTCATGATGGGCGACAACCGCGACAACTCCAACGACAGCCGGTACTGGGATGATCCGAACATTCCCAAGGACATGCTGGGCATGGTCCCCGACCGTAATATCGTCGGCAAGGCCTTTGCGGTCTGGATGAGCTGGCCGGAACCCAAACTCAGTCACCTGCCGAATTTCTCGCGGGTTGGCCTGATCAAGTAA
- the recO gene encoding DNA repair protein RecO, translated as MPPTQPTAQPAYVLHSRAYRESSALVDFLTPQGRLRAVLRSARGKAGTLARPFVPLEVEFRGRGELKNVGRMESNGVAAWLNGEALFSGLYLNELLIRLLPAEDPHPAVFDHYAATLLALAEGRPLEPLLRSFEWRLLDDLGYGFALNTDLHGEPIAADGLYRLQVDAGLEQVYLLQPGLFNGTELLAMAEADWSAPGALSAAKRLMRQALAVHLGGRPLVSRELFRKP; from the coding sequence ATGCCGCCAACCCAACCCACCGCCCAACCCGCCTACGTCCTGCATTCGCGCGCCTACCGCGAAAGCAGCGCCTTGGTGGACTTTCTTACGCCCCAGGGGCGACTGCGGGCGGTGTTGCGGAGCGCGCGTGGCAAGGCCGGGACGCTGGCGCGGCCGTTCGTGCCGCTGGAAGTGGAATTCCGGGGGCGGGGCGAGTTGAAGAACGTCGGGCGCATGGAAAGCAACGGTGTTGCGGCCTGGCTTAACGGCGAGGCGTTGTTCAGCGGCCTTTATCTCAACGAGCTGCTGATCCGCCTGCTGCCCGCCGAAGACCCCCATCCCGCAGTGTTCGATCACTATGCCGCCACACTGTTGGCCCTGGCCGAAGGTCGCCCTCTGGAACCGCTGTTGCGTTCCTTCGAATGGCGGCTACTGGACGATCTGGGCTACGGTTTTGCCCTGAACACCGACCTGCATGGCGAGCCCATCGCAGCGGACGGTCTGTATCGGCTGCAGGTGGATGCCGGCCTGGAACAGGTCTACCTGCTGCAACCCGGGTTGTTCAATGGCACCGAACTTCTGGCCATGGCCGAGGCCGACTGGAGTGCGCCGGGCGCGCTCTCGGCGGCCAAGCGTCTGATGCGCCAGGCCCTGGCGGTTCATTTGGGCGGTCGGCCGCTGGTCAGTCGCGAG
- the rnc gene encoding ribonuclease III yields MSVSLSRLERQLGYTFKDQELMLLALTHRSFAGRNNERLEFLGDAILNFVAGEALFERFPLAREGQLSRLRARLVKGETLAVLARGFDLGEYLRLGSGELKSGGFRRESILADALEALIGAIYLDAGMEMARERVLAWLTSEIDSLTLVDTNKDPKTRLQEFLQSRSCELPRYEVVDIQGEPHCRTFFVECEVVLLNEKSRGQGVSRRIAEQVAAAAALIALGVENGND; encoded by the coding sequence GTGAGCGTTTCTCTAAGCCGTCTCGAGCGTCAGCTCGGCTACACTTTCAAGGATCAGGAGCTGATGCTTCTGGCTCTCACTCACCGCAGTTTTGCCGGGCGCAACAACGAACGCCTGGAGTTTCTGGGTGATGCCATCCTCAACTTCGTGGCTGGCGAGGCATTGTTCGAACGCTTCCCGCTGGCTCGGGAAGGCCAGTTGTCGCGTTTGCGCGCGCGCCTGGTCAAAGGTGAGACCCTGGCCGTGCTGGCCCGCGGTTTCGACCTGGGTGAGTACCTGCGCCTGGGCTCCGGTGAATTGAAGAGCGGCGGTTTCCGTCGTGAGTCGATTCTGGCCGATGCCCTGGAAGCGCTGATTGGCGCGATTTACCTGGACGCCGGCATGGAAATGGCGCGCGAGCGCGTGCTGGCCTGGCTGACCTCCGAGATCGACAGCCTGACGCTGGTGGACACCAACAAGGACCCGAAAACCCGTTTGCAGGAATTCCTGCAATCGCGCAGTTGCGAGTTGCCGCGTTACGAAGTGGTGGATATCCAGGGCGAGCCGCATTGCCGAACCTTCTTCGTTGAATGCGAAGTGGTCTTATTGAATGAAAAAAGCCGGGGTCAGGGTGTGAGTCGTCGTATTGCCGAACAGGTAGCGGCCGCCGCAGCACTGATTGCCCTGGGCGTGGAGAATGGCAATGACTGA
- the era gene encoding GTPase Era, with product MTDTTVTRCGYVAIVGRPNVGKSTLLNHILGQKLAITSRKPQTTRHNMLGIKTEGAVQAIYVDTPGMHKGGEKALNRYMNKTASAALKDVDVVIFVVDRTKWTEEDQMVLERVQYVTGPLIVALNKTDRIEDKAELMPHLSWLQEQLPNAQIMPISAQHGHNLDALERVIAEHLPENDHFFPEDQITDRSSRFLAAELVREKIMRQLGAELPYQITVEIEEFKQQGKTLHIHALILVERDGQKKIIIGDKGERIKRIGTEARKDMELLFDSKIMLNLWVKVKGGWSDDERALRSLGYGDL from the coding sequence ATGACTGATACAACCGTCACCCGCTGCGGCTATGTCGCCATTGTCGGCCGGCCGAACGTGGGCAAGTCCACGCTGCTCAATCACATCCTGGGCCAGAAGCTGGCGATCACTTCGCGCAAGCCTCAGACCACCCGCCACAACATGCTGGGTATCAAGACCGAAGGCGCCGTACAGGCGATCTACGTTGATACCCCCGGCATGCACAAAGGTGGCGAAAAAGCGCTGAACCGCTACATGAACAAGACTGCTTCGGCGGCGCTGAAAGACGTCGATGTGGTGATCTTTGTGGTTGATCGCACCAAGTGGACCGAAGAAGACCAGATGGTTCTCGAGCGCGTCCAGTACGTGACGGGGCCCTTGATCGTGGCGCTGAACAAGACCGACCGCATCGAAGACAAGGCCGAATTGATGCCGCACCTGAGCTGGTTGCAGGAGCAACTGCCCAACGCCCAGATCATGCCCATCTCGGCCCAGCACGGCCACAATCTCGATGCGCTGGAGCGGGTGATCGCCGAGCACCTGCCGGAAAACGATCACTTCTTCCCCGAAGACCAGATCACCGACCGCAGCAGCCGCTTCCTGGCCGCCGAACTGGTGCGCGAGAAAATCATGCGCCAATTGGGCGCAGAGCTGCCGTACCAGATCACCGTGGAAATCGAAGAGTTCAAGCAGCAGGGCAAGACCCTGCACATCCATGCGCTGATCCTCGTCGAACGCGACGGCCAGAAAAAAATCATCATTGGCGACAAGGGCGAGCGTATCAAGCGCATCGGCACCGAAGCGCGCAAGGACATGGAGCTGTTGTTCGACTCCAAGATCATGCTCAACCTGTGGGTCAAGGTGAAGGGCGGTTGGTCCGACGATGAGCGGGCGCTGCGGTCGTTGGGTTACGGCGACCTGTAA
- the lepA gene encoding translation elongation factor 4: MSDLSHIRNFSIIAHIDHGKSTLADRFIQMCGGLAEREMEAQVLDSMDLERERGITIKAHSVTLYYKARDGITYQLNFIDTPGHVDFTYEVSRSLAACEGALLVVDAGQGVEAQSVANCYTAIEQGLEVMPVLNKIDLPQADPDRVKEEIEKIIGIDATDAVTCSAKTGLGVDEVLERLVTTIPAPTGNIEDPLQALIIDSWFDNYLGVVSLVRVRHGRVKKGDKILVKSTGKIHLVDSVGVFNPKHTATVDLKAGEVGFIIAGIKDIHGAPVGDTLTLSSTPDVDVLPGFKRIQPQVYAGLFPVSSDDFEDFREALQKLTLNDSSLQYTPESSDALGFGFRCGFLGMLHMEIIQERLEREYDLDLITTAPTVIFELLLKNGETIYVDNPSKLPDLSAIEDMREPIVRANILVPQEHLGNVITLCIEKRGVQHDMLFLGTQVQVTYDLPMNEVVLDFFDRLKSTSRGYASLDYHFDRYQSANLVKLDVLINGEKVDALALIVHRDNAHYKGRALTEKMKELIPRQMFDVAIQAAIGGQIVARTTVKALRKNVLAKCYGGDVSRKRKLLEKQKAGKKRMKQVGNVEIPQEAFLAVLRLDS, translated from the coding sequence GTGAGTGATTTGAGTCATATCCGCAATTTCTCCATCATCGCCCACATTGACCATGGTAAGTCGACGCTGGCTGATCGCTTCATCCAGATGTGCGGCGGCCTGGCCGAGCGTGAAATGGAGGCCCAGGTCCTGGATTCCATGGATCTGGAGCGTGAGCGCGGGATCACCATCAAGGCCCACAGCGTTACGCTCTACTACAAGGCCCGCGACGGCATTACCTATCAGCTGAACTTCATCGATACCCCGGGCCACGTCGACTTCACCTATGAAGTCAGCCGGTCGCTGGCGGCCTGTGAAGGTGCATTGCTGGTGGTCGATGCCGGCCAGGGCGTCGAGGCGCAATCGGTTGCCAACTGCTACACGGCCATCGAGCAGGGCCTGGAAGTCATGCCGGTGCTGAACAAGATCGACCTGCCCCAGGCCGATCCGGACCGCGTGAAGGAAGAAATCGAGAAAATCATCGGCATCGATGCCACCGACGCGGTCACTTGCAGCGCCAAGACCGGCCTGGGCGTGGACGAAGTGCTCGAGCGCCTGGTGACCACCATTCCTGCGCCGACCGGCAATATCGAAGATCCGCTGCAAGCGTTGATCATCGATTCCTGGTTCGACAACTACCTGGGCGTCGTCTCCCTGGTTCGCGTGCGCCACGGCCGCGTCAAGAAGGGTGACAAGATCCTGGTCAAATCCACCGGCAAGATCCACCTGGTGGACAGCGTCGGTGTCTTCAACCCGAAACACACCGCCACCGTTGATCTGAAGGCCGGTGAAGTGGGTTTCATCATCGCCGGCATCAAGGACATTCACGGTGCACCGGTCGGTGACACCCTGACCTTGAGCTCCACCCCCGACGTCGATGTGCTGCCCGGCTTCAAGCGTATCCAGCCTCAGGTCTACGCCGGCCTGTTCCCAGTCAGCTCCGACGACTTCGAGGATTTCCGCGAAGCCCTGCAAAAGCTGACCCTGAACGACTCGTCCCTGCAATACACCCCGGAAAGCTCCGACGCCCTGGGCTTTGGCTTCCGTTGCGGATTCCTGGGCATGCTGCACATGGAGATCATCCAGGAGCGCCTGGAGCGCGAGTACGACCTGGACCTGATCACCACGGCGCCGACGGTAATTTTCGAGCTGCTGCTCAAGAACGGCGAAACCATCTACGTCGACAACCCGTCCAAGTTGCCGGACCTGTCGGCCATCGAGGATATGCGCGAGCCGATCGTGCGGGCCAACATCCTTGTGCCGCAGGAGCATCTGGGCAACGTCATTACCCTGTGCATCGAAAAGCGGGGCGTGCAGCACGACATGCTGTTCCTCGGTACCCAGGTCCAGGTGACCTACGACCTGCCGATGAACGAAGTGGTGCTGGACTTCTTCGATCGCCTGAAATCCACCAGTCGCGGCTATGCTTCGCTGGACTATCATTTCGATCGTTACCAATCGGCTAATCTGGTGAAGCTGGATGTGCTGATCAACGGTGAGAAAGTCGATGCCCTGGCATTGATCGTGCACCGTGACAACGCGCACTACAAAGGTCGTGCATTGACCGAGAAGATGAAGGAACTGATTCCGCGGCAGATGTTCGATGTGGCAATCCAGGCCGCCATTGGTGGGCAGATTGTGGCGCGTACAACCGTCAAGGCGCTCAGAAAGAACGTATTGGCCAAATGCTATGGCGGCGACGTCAGCCGTAAGCGCAAGCTGTTGGAAAAGCAGAAGGCCGGTAAAAAACGCATGAAGCAGGTTGGTAACGTGGAAATTCCACAGGAAGCCTTCCTTGCGGTGCTCAGGTTGGATAGTTAG